In Epinephelus moara isolate mb chromosome 9, YSFRI_EMoa_1.0, whole genome shotgun sequence, a genomic segment contains:
- the zgc:162472 gene encoding transcription factor TFIIIB component B'' homolog isoform X3, with protein MFRRSRFSIRPNVGTAGRTAATPQEAPSANQEASENPKDVSESSTATAVTDNKSVVTPSEKPTASGDGNDQNGEGTSSSAALQRRKRFSIKPKVAPGRPSTLARTQKSPVKAVSETSTEVPVSDLDKSTTSSQTGPTAAPQRLQSPRRRRPSEESKQPKIQPKPTLIPSDISEPSAPPTAEDSPEQPHLPTDSGKELESTPGGQVKEVPSKIPDKVPPSLPDKEAIEISEKAKTLVSSKCGLSVSAPAFSLSRLLNDPSDLQRLAKAQKLRELLKQEMNKEKKMKKAKARAKEYTIDPAKMTMRDLIRYLPLSNPMTSNLEESAQENETVVPPSPAREESPERAQQPEVPPKIASPREEEEAEAEAEEEEDDGIMVPQVKVAEDGSLIIDEESLTVEVQRAKGPNPAQDRDPIFERGSTTTYSSFRKGTYSKPWSSEETDMFFLAISMVGTDFSMICQLFPHRARSEIKNKFKKEERENAWRIDKAFRERRKLDIEYFSKLLEKILEVQKNRKKLKSLAGKKSPKKPKRKAKDKKAARKLSVVEEEDEEEQNEIPDLEEEEEEEGEKENEDLCNEGGTTVAKPKKKRKRKSKQDDTTEEPNDKKNKTGEKSNEQDEAYIPEDAEAALPEDRPNSDMTEKTENVNAAKNTTIKPAKLSRGRAPKPLLPLGRKWGKKPPPPSTKANDSASDKGDESVIDGASEEQVNKDASPNKRKSANDDISSEEEDATIQPPRPTRYGRVPKPTKPLNYPAKEAAHSSETTPASPAGSTASAARPKPKGTAKRGRSSKPQSAQESKRPKLVTLRASQSEYSDDEDEMQREEEEVEEEEQPACSYSKDSTAPVFVPASLRSPHPVISEVEETMEELDILANMPDVLGISQDALCPDASCEQAQNETGTVEPCEHQLDLLVDVIDFLSSEHTEVSEDASYNEAAQTLLTIGNLTHLSQSAVNQITIQDHITVAGTTSESVNETSQHQEEEIGSMPAAQEEKSTIPVMSEMFGHGVTETSENVTTVELQNSATDNDDVPNIKFSDQSAGSDMDPTRQLHSSPEGPKNKSPQTRKGRLPKVKPKPNLGQASRTGQSKSIPETSTVQTAEESCTVAPDHSQASETLSATEEAPKTAECSQELLKDTSCIEAKLTGEPFGIQQRSGDQVKSGAATSYQSASENQTFSEAQFEPSKEQATTDTRPTSESTDEKLMSHFGTIENSCKNTLTSDSAATESQVGQGLNRDSVPAQESSDHSAPCVTPVEELPVTQKEEREVASTRQIRRNRFQKVKPNLTQTSRTVHSKPQTTKDTLEKDSNQTPNPKFDEKTIVEVEAEPTCTTSPEKPSQSHDPASDLTPSLELGSTLPSTDKLSTTEDKKTNVGVVCQVESDGATSDQSTSGNQNLSEAQFEPGREQATTDTRPTSESTHEKLMSHFGTTENSCKNALTSDSAVTESQVGQGLNRDSVPAQESSDHSAPCVTPVEELPVSQKEESKVASTCQTRRSRFQKVKPNLAQTSRTGRSKPETTKATMEKDSNQTPKPKVHEKTIVEVEAEPTYTTSPENPSQSHDPASDLTPSLDLGCTLPPTVEMSSIEDKKTNVGVAGQVEPVTATSDQSFSENQNLIEAQFEPSRGQATRETRPTSEYTDEKLMSHFGTTENSFNDPLTSESAVIESQVGQGSKRDSAPNQESSAHPAPCVTSVEKLPVGQKEESKVASACQTRSRRFQKVKPNLAQTSRTGRSKPETTKATMEKDSNQTPKPKVHEKTIVEVEAEPTCTTSLENPSQSHDPASDMTPSLDLGCTLPPTEEMSSIEDKKTNVGVVGQVESDGATSAQSTSENCFSSEAQFEPSSKQAATETRPTSEATHEKQMSHVGITESICNDPLTPDSVLSESQVGQASDTAPIQGSSGHPALCATPAQALPVSQKEESEVESTCQSRRGRLQKVKPKPNLPQRTVRSKPQTTKYPASPVQFAEKPCSPTSRPESTANTTAQVEAKPTCSTILPEAPSRIKSTDTASVSLPSLEVCSTHKTTDELFSTEEQKTDVVCRLEPESSEQNVSQRRQRFPKVKPKPNLGSSLRTTHTKLQSNDIIKPSEQCHTGTSLTSEQQPVENNNAQTEVELTTDSKHLISTHCSLHSELTSTMLAPAESGKSLDSINDKDTSSDIITASWVAENQSVLTDSVLENESTEKPRVEEESTMDKMSNYDKVEAGPASQWDCQQDTSIRATETNTQPTDNPTAVSDIQCSEGGSAESKIESALPTNTQYTTDPKEGAQLPQSENDSEAQSQDSVQQCSETNQTAAQSTDNRQSEPVDCPSRKPALTRRGRLIKPKPSLSRSSRPRQPQQVQHTKQAEAEGMDASVCKPMSEHQPEILEPAEGAIEQCSDPNSPPNDSGSSLGCLTQVMKQLNQHYPTPDVAGSSLGCVKQVPYSFSQDASTSSTGGTQSHPSLTIFPDMLPQQEPSDPDEPFFILSLTEIPVCSAGEVLGSVPEPLPYLPVTDASVEQQSNPGESLAAAGGGLLSNVAVPVSMEESGETGLINVIDIGHDPTAYIGSIMENPVDPHESTTVHPSKLPETIENNETEVAPTKQRLMSIRGRGPAKLQVEPNATKRKEASKALAAKEAEPIPIQTNTTLHSELPGPSVQPKAFDDIVTEQQKGSGDHVHAEKETLTGGEDPENSSSGALTKRTRGTTGRNRKPKETNSTAPSDSPPGKAASKGAKVKTQRAARKQSTPASVASTSYDVAPTPRPTQPTEETHSTSSTASPTHTQVHLEQTSEHSRLCSDTTPITPLCPAEVSASQQSLESSSIEEEPTSVSQYFLSDIFTEVEDG; from the exons ATGTTTCGTCGGTCAAGATTTAGTATTCGGCCCAATGTCGGTACGGCGGGGAGAACAGCAGCAACACCTCAGGAAGCCCCTTCAGCAAATCAGGAGGCCAGTGAGAACCCCAAAGATGTCAGTGAGAGCAGCACTGCTACTGCTGTGACAGATAACAAGTCTGTTGTGACCCCGTCAGAAAAACCTACAGCCTCAGG GGATGGTAATGACCAGAATGGAGAAGGTACCAGCTCTTCAGCAGCACTCCAGAGAAGGAAGCGGTTTTCCATCAAGCCTAAAGTGGCCCCAGGTCGCCCCTCCACCCTTGCTCGGACACAAAAATCCCCTGTCAAGGCAGTGTCTGAAACTTCTACTGAAGTCCCTGTCTCAGACCTCGACAAGTCAACTACGTCCAGCCAAACTGGGCCTACAGCTGCCCCTCAAAGACTCCAGTCCCCAAGGCGACGGAGGCCTTCAGAAGAGAGCAAACAGCCCAAAATACAACCTAAACCTACCCTCATCCCTTCTGACATTTCAGAACCCTCAGCTCCTCCTACAGCTGAGGACTCTCCAGAACAACCCCATTTGCCGACAGACAGTGGCAAAGAATTAGAAAGCACACCAGGTGGTCAAGTTAAAGAAGTTCCTTCCAAAATACCAGATAAAGTGCCCCCCTCACTACCAGACAAAGAAGCTATCGAGATATCAGAAAAAGCCAAGACTTTGGTGTCATCTAAGTGTGGGCTTTCAGTGTCAGCACCAGCGTTCTCCTTGAGTAGACTCCTGAATGACCCGTCAGACTTACAGAGGCTTGCAAAGGCCCAAAAGCTCCGAGAGTTGCTCAAACAGGAGATGAACAAAGAAAAG AAAATGAAGAAAGCTAAGGCACGTGCAAAGGAATATACCATAGATCCCGCCAAAATGACCATGAGGGACCTTATCCGCTATCTGCCGCTGTCTAACCCCATGAC ATCTAATTTAGAAGAGTCAGCTCAAGAGAATGAGACTGTGGTCCCACCTTCTCCTGCAAGAGAAGA GTCACCAGAGAGAGCGCAGCAACCTGAGGTCCCCCCTAAAATAGCGAGCCcaagggaggaggaagaggcagaggcagaggcgGAG gaagaggaggatgatggCATCATGGTTCCTCAGGTCAAAGTAGCAGAGGATGGCTCATTGATCATTGATGAAGAGAG TTTGACAGTGGAGGTCCAGCGAGCCAAAGGGCCTAATCCAGCACAGGATCGTGACCCCATCTTTGAGCGGGGCTCCACTACAACCTACTCAAGCTTCAGAAAAGGGACCTATTCGAAGCCCTGGTCCAGTGAAG AGACAGACATGTTCTTCCTGGCAATTAGCATGGTGGGAACAGACTTTTCCATGATTTGCCAACTGTTTCCTCACAGAGCTCGGTCAGAAATAAAG AACAAATTCAAAAAAGAAGAGCGAGAGAACGCCTGGAGAATTGACAAAGCTTTCA GAGAGAGGCGCAAACTGGACATAGAGTATTTTTCTAAGCTGCTGGAAAAGATTCTGGAAGTTcagaaaaacaggaagaaaCTCAAGTCTCTTGCTGGGAAGAAATCCCCCAAGAAGCCCAAGAGAAAGGCAAAGG ACAAAAAAGCTGCAAGGAAGCTGAGtgttgtggaggaggaagatgaggaagagCAGAATGAAATTCCTGacttggaggaggaggaggaggaggagggagagaaagagaatgaggACCTCTGTAATGAGGGAGGAACCACTGTTGCTAAGCCTAAGAAGAAACGCAAAAGAAAGAGCAAGCAGGATGACACGACAGAGGAACCaaatgacaagaaaaacaaaacggGTGAAAAGAGCAATGAACAAG ATGAGGCCTACATACCCGAAGACGCTGAGGCAGCACTTCCTGAGGACCGTCCAAATTCAGACAT GACTGAAAAGACTGAGAATGTGAATGCAGCCAAGAACACCACAATCAAGCCAGCTAAACTCTCACGAGGCCGAGCACCAAAACCATTACTGCCCCTTGGCCGGAAGTGGGGTAAAAAGCCTCCACCACCCTCCACAAAGGCCAATGATAGTGCATCAGATAAAGGGGATGAGAGTGTGATTGATGGAGCCTCTGAGGAGCAG GTAAATAAAGATGCATCACCCAATAAGAGGAAGTCCGCCAATGATGACATTTCCTCTGAAGAAGAGGATGCAACCATTCAACCTCCAAGACCCACCAG GTATGGGAGAGTGCCCAAACCAACCAAGCCCTTGAATTACCCAGCCAAAGAAGCTGCACACTCCTCTGAAACCACTCCCGCCTCACCAGCGGGGTCCACTGCCTCTGCTGCCAGGCCTAAACCCAAAGGCACAGCCAAGAGGGGAAGATCATCAAAGCCACAATCAGCCCAAGAGTCCAAAAGGCCCAAACTGGTCACCCTCAGGGCTTCTCAGTCAGAATACAGTGATGACGAGGATGAAATGCAGcgagaagaagaggaggtggaggaagaggagcagccTGCATGCAGCTACAGTAAGGACAGCACTGCCCCTGTGTTTGTGCCAGCCAGCCTGCGCTCCCCACATCCTGTGATTTCAGAAGTGGAAGAGACAATGGAGGAG CTTGATATCTTGGCCAATATGCCTGATGTGTTGGGCATCTCCCAAGATGCACTGTGCCCTGATGCCTCTTGCGAGCAGGCACAAAATGAGACAGGCACAGTTGAACCATGTGAACATCAGCTGGACCTGCTTGTT GATGTAATAGACTTTCTTTCTTCAGAACACACAGAAG TATCTGAGGATGCTAGCTACAACGAGGCCGCTCAAACCCTGTTGACCATCGGGAATCTGACACACCTGTCTCAGTCAGCTGTGAATCAAATCACCATACAAGATCACATAACCG TTGCAGGGACAACATCAGAAAGTGTGAATGAAACCAGCCAACACCAAGAAGAAGAGATTGGATCAATGCCTGCTGCACAAGAGGAAAAAAGCACCATACCTGTTATGTCAgaaatgtttggtcatggagtCACTGAAACATCAGAAAATGTCACCACTGTGGAGCTACAAAACAGTGCAACAGACAACGATGATGTTCCCAATATTAAATTCAGTGATCAGAGTGCTGGTTCTGATATGGACCCTACACGTCAATTGCACTCAAGTCCAGAGGGCCCAAAAAACAAATCTCCACAGACAAGGAAAGGACGCTTACCTAAGGTGAAACCAAAACCCAACCTAGGCCAGGCTTCAAGGACTGGTCAGTCAAAATCCATTCCAGAGACATCAACAGTACAGACAGCTGAAGAGAGCTGCACAGTTGCTCCTGATCATTCTCAAGCCTCTGAGACACTATCAGCTACAGAGGAAGCCCCTAAGACAGCAGAGTGTAGTCAAGAATTGTTAAAAGATACTTCTTGTATTGAAGCTAAACTTACAGGAGAGCCATTTGGCATTCAGCAGAGGTCTGGTGATCAAGTAAAATCAGGTGCAGCAACATCTTATCAGAGTGCCTCAGAAAACCAGACCTTCTCTGAAGCCCAGTTTGAACCCAGTAAGGAACaggccaccacagacacaaggCCAACATCTGAGTCCACAGATGAAAAACTGATGTCTCATTTTGGGACAATTGAGAATAGTTGTAAAAATACGCTGACATCTGACTCAGCAGCCACAGAATCACAGGTTGGTCAAGGTTTAAACAGAGACTCAGTCCCTGCACAAGAGAGCAGCGACCATTCTGCACCATGTGTTACACCTGTAGAAGAATTACCAGTAACTcagaaagaagagagggaggTTGCATCTACTCGCCAGATAAGGAGGAATCGATTCCAGAAAGTCAAACCGAACTTAACACAGACATCAAGGACTGTGCATTCCAAACCTCAAACCACAAAAGATACCTTGGAAAAGGACTCCAACCAAACTCCAAACcccaaatttgatgaaaaaacaaTAGTAGAGGTTGAAGCAGAACCAACTTGTACCACCTCTCCTGAAAAACCAAGTCAAAGTCATGATCCTGCTTCAGATTTGACACCATCATTAGAGTTAGGGTCTACTCTTCCATCCACAGACAAACTGTCTACAACTGAggacaaaaagacaaatgttGGAGTTGTTTGTCAGGTAGAATCAGATGGTGCAACATCTGATCAGAGTACCTCAGGGAATCAGAACCTCTCTGAAGCCCAGTTTGAACCCGGCAGGGAACaggccaccacagacacaaggCCAACATCCGAGTCCACACATGAAAAACTGATGTCTCATTTTGGGACAACTGAGAATAGTTGTAAAAATGCCCTGACATCTGACTCAGCAGTCACAGAATCACAAGTTGGCCAAGGTTTAAACAGAGACTCAGTCCCTGCACAAGAGAGCAGCGACCATTCTGCACCATGTGTTACACCTGTAGAAGAATTACCAGTCAGTCAGAAAGAAGAAAGTAAAGTTGCATCTACTTGCCAGACCAGGAGGAGTCGATTCCAGAAAGTCAAACCCAACCTAGCACAGACATCAAGGACTGGACGTTCCAAACCTGAAACCACAAAAGCTACTATGGAGAAAGACTCCAACCAAACTCCAAAACCCAAAGTACATGAAAAAACAATTGTAGAGGTTGAAGCAGAACCAACTTACACCACTTCCCCTGAAAACCCAAGTCAAAGTCATGATCCTGCTTCAGATTTGACACCATCATTGGATTTAGGGTGTACTCTTCCACCCACAGTGGAGATGTCTTCAATTGAggacaaaaagacaaatgttGGAGTCGCTGGTCAGGTAGAACCAGTCACAGCAACATCAGATCAAAGCTTCTCAGAAAACCAGAACTTAATTGAAGCCCAATTTGAACCCAGCAGAGGACAGGCCACCAGAGAGACAAGGCCAACATCTGAGTACACAGATGAAAAACTGATGTCTCATTTTGGGACAACTGAGAATAGTTTTAATGATCCACTGACATCTGAGTCAGCAGTCATAGAATCACAAGTTGGCCAAGGGTCAAAGAGAGACTCTGCCCCTAACCAGGAGAGCAGTGCCCATCCTGCTCCATGTGTTACATCAGTAGAAAAATTACCTGTTGGTCAGAAAGAAGAGAGTAAAGTTGCATCTGCTTGCCAGACCAGGAGTCGTCGATTCCAGAAAGTCAAACCCAACCTAGCACAGACATCAAGGACTGGACGTTCCAAACCTGAAACCACAAAAGCTACTATGGAGAAAGACTCCAACCAAACTCCAAAACCCAAAGTCCATGAAAAAACAATTGTAGAGGTTGAAGCAGAACCAACTTGCACCACTTCTCTTGAAAACCCAAGTCAAAGTCATGATCCTGCTTCAGATATGACACCATCATTGGATTTAGGGTGTACTCTTCCACCCACAGAGGAGATGTCTTCAATTGAggacaaaaagacaaatgttGGAGTTGTTGGCCAGGTAGAATCAGATGGTGCAACATCAGCTCAGAGTACCTCAGAAAACTGTTTCTCCTCTGAAGCCCAATTTGAACCCAGTAGTAAACAGGCCGCCACAGAGACAAGGCCAACATCTGAGGCCACACATGAAAAACAGATGTCTCATGTTGGGATAACTGAGAGTATTTGTAATGATCCACTGACGCCCGACTCAGTGCTCTCAGAATCACAAGTTGGCCAAGCATCAGACACAGCCCCTATTCAAGGGAGCAGTGGCCATCCTGCTCTATGTGCAACACCTGCACAAGCGTTACCTGTCAGTCAGAAAGAAGAGAGTGAAGTCGAATCTACTTGCCAGAGTAGGAGAGGTAGATTACAAAAAGTCAAACCCAAACCCAACTTACCACAAAGAACTGTGCGCTCTAAACctcaaaccacaaaatatcCTGCTTCACCTGTGCAGTTTGCAGAGAAACCCTGCAGTCCAACTTCAAGGCCTGAGTCCACAGCCAACACAACAGCACAGGTAGAAGCAAAGCCAACTTGCAGCACCATCCTTCCTGAAGCACCAAGCCGAATTAAAAGTACTGACACTGCTTCAGTGTCACTACCATCATTGGAAGTATGCTCAACTCATAAAACCACAGATGAATTATTTTCAACCGAGGAGCAAAAGACAGATGTTGTGTGTAGACTAGAGCCAGAGAGCTCAGAACAAAATGTTTCTCAAAGAAGGCAACGCTTTCCCAAGGTCAAACCCAAACCCAATTTAGGATCATCCCTGCGaactacacacacaaaactgcagTCAAATGATATCATTAAACCCTCAGAACAGTGCCATACAGGTACCTCTTTAACCTCAGAACAACAGCCTGTGGAAAATAACAATGCACAAACAGAAGTGGAACTGACAACAGACAGCAAGCACCTAATAAGCACACATTGCTCATTACATTCAGAACTGACCTCAACAATGTTAGCACCTGCAGAGTCAGGGAAGTCGCTTGACAGCATAAATGATAAAGATACATCCTCTGACATCATAACAGCATCTTGGGTTGCTGAAAATCAGTCTGTGCTGACAGACTCAGTTCTTGAAAATGAGAGCACCGAAAAACCCAGAGTTGAAGAGGAATCCACAatggacaaaatgtcaaattatgaCAAGGTGGAGGCCGGACCTGCTTCACAATGGGACTGCCAACAGGACACGTCTATTAGAGCTACAGAGACAAATACCCAACCAACAGATAATCCAACTGCAGTTTCAGACATCCAGTGTTCAGAAGGTGGTTCAGCAGAGTCAAAAATTGAATCTGCACTCCCTACTAATACACAGTACACAACGGATCCAAAAGAAGGCGCTCAGCTACCACAGTCAGAGAATGATTCTGAGGCACAAAGTCAAGATTCAGTCCAACAATGTTCTGAAACTaatcaaacagcagcacaaag CACTGATAACAGACAGTCAGAGCCAGTGGACTGTCCTTCAAGAAAACCTGCGCTGACTCGTAGAGGCCGGCTTATTAAACCCAAACCCAGCCTTAGCCGCAGCAGTCGACCTCGACAACCCCAGCAAGTTCAGCATACAAAACAAGCAGAAGCAG AAGGTATGGATGCTTCAGTTTGCAAACCTATGTCTGAACACCAACCTGAAATCCTGGAACCAGCAGAGGGAGCTATTGAACAATGTAGTGACCCAAATTCCCCTCCAAATGATTCTGGATCCTCACTAGGCTGCTTGACACAAGTTATGAAACAGTTGAATCAACATTACCCCACTCCAGATGTTGCTGGATCCTCTCTTGGTTGTGTGAAACAAGTAccttacagtttttctcag GATGCATCAACATCAAGTACAGGAGGGACCCAGAGTCATCCAAGTCTCACAATATTTCCAGACA tGCTGCCGCAGCAGGAGCCTTCAGATCCAGATGAACCGTTCTTCATCCTCTCGCTGACTGAGATCCCAGTCTGCTCAGCAGGAGAGGTGTTGGGCAGTGTGCCTGAGCCCCTCCCTTATCTTCCTGTAACAGATGCATCAGTAGAGCAACAGAG CAATCCTGGagaaagtttggcagcagcagggGGCGGGCTTCTCTCTAATGTTGCTGTGCCTGTGTCCATGGAGGAGAGCGGGGAGACAGGCCTCATCAATGTCATAGATATTGGGCATGACCCAACTGCATATATA GGTTCAATCATGGAGAATCCAGTGGATCCACACG AGAGTACAACAGTCCATCCATCTAAATTACCAGAGACCATAGAGAATAATGAGACTGAAGTCGCCCCTACAAAGCAGAGACTAATGAGCATTAGAGGAAGAG GACCAGCCAAACTGCAGGTAGAGCCCAATGCTACAAAGAGGAAAGAAGCCAGCAAGGCCCTCGCTGCCAAGGAAGCAGAGCCAATCCCCATCCAAACAAACACCACCCTGCACTCAGAGCTTCCCGGGCCCTCTGTGCAGCCAAAAGCCTTTGATGACATTGTCACTGAGCAACAGAAAGGAAGTGGCGATCATGTACATGCTGAAAAGGAGACTCTGACAGGTGGGGAGGACCCCGAGAATAGCAGCTCAGGAGCACTAACTAAACGGACAAGGGGGACGACTGGTCGGAATAG AAAACCTAAAGAGACAAACAGCACTGCCCCAAGTGATTCTCCACCTGGCAAAGCAGCCTCCAAGGGTGCTAAGGTCAAAACTCAGCGTGCAGCAAGAAAACAATCTACCCCAGCATCTGTAGCCTCAACATCATATGATGTCGCTCCCACACCCAGACCAACACAGCCGACAGAGGAAACCCACTCAACATCCTCTACTGcatcaccaacacacacacaggtgcaccTTGAACAGACTTCTGAGCACAGCCGACTATGCTCAGACACAACTCCTATTACTCCTCTGTGTCCAGCTGAG GTTTCAGCTTCTCAGCAAAGTTTGGAGAGCAGCTCTATAGAGGAGGAGCCCACCAGTGTGTCTCAGTACTTCTTAAGTGACATTTTTACAGAAGTGGAAGACGGATGA